One Methylosinus sp. C49 DNA segment encodes these proteins:
- a CDS encoding NAD(+) synthase, which produces MTHPFFSLHSHGFVRVAVAGPRTRVADPAFNVARTIDMVREADAKGASLVLFPELGLSSYAVDDLLHQTALLDAVEAALGRLLEASRALQPLIAVGAPLRWRGRLYNCALILRRGEILAVTPKIYLPNYREFYERRHFASGAFIAGEEIEIAGQTAPFGSDVLLEASDFPGLAIHTEICEDVWVPIPPSTRAALAGATVLLNLSASNAIVGKSDCRATLCSAHSARCLSAYLYSAAGQGESTTDLAWDGEAMIYENGALLAKAKRFADDPQLILADIDLGRLVAERMRQVTFGDCADIEAGATSFRRIAFELHAPRDKNLGLLREVARFPFVPDDEARLAELCFEAFNIQSHGLRQRLAAANFQRLVIGVSGGLDSTHALLVAVTAFDALGLPRENILAYTLPAFATTDRTKANAWRLMRALGVSAQEIDVTAACRQMLEDIGHPAARGEPVYDTTYENVQAGARTSLLFRLANRHDALVLGTGDLSEIALGWCTYGVGDQMSHYNVNASVPKTLIQHLIRWCARDAHFGDDTVAVLRDILGTEISPELVPGASVQRTEDVVGPYALQDFNLFYTTRYGFAPAKTAFLAFHAWSDSAAGHWPVDVPANERRAYDVEEIKHWLGVFARRFFATSQFKRSALPNGPKVSSGGSLSPRGDWRAPSDSSAAAWLADVDEIP; this is translated from the coding sequence ATGACGCATCCTTTCTTCTCGCTCCATTCGCATGGCTTCGTTCGCGTCGCCGTGGCCGGCCCGCGCACGCGCGTCGCCGATCCCGCTTTCAATGTCGCGCGCACGATCGACATGGTCCGCGAGGCGGACGCGAAAGGCGCTTCGCTGGTTCTTTTTCCCGAGCTCGGGCTCAGCTCCTACGCCGTCGACGACCTTCTGCATCAGACCGCGCTGCTGGACGCGGTGGAAGCGGCGCTCGGACGATTGCTGGAGGCGAGCCGCGCATTGCAGCCGCTGATCGCGGTGGGCGCGCCGCTGCGCTGGCGCGGGCGTCTCTATAATTGCGCGCTGATCCTGCGGCGCGGCGAGATCCTCGCCGTCACGCCGAAAATCTATCTGCCCAATTATCGCGAGTTCTACGAGAGGCGCCATTTCGCCTCCGGCGCCTTTATCGCCGGCGAGGAGATAGAGATCGCCGGCCAGACCGCGCCTTTTGGCTCCGACGTGCTGCTCGAGGCGAGCGATTTTCCCGGCCTCGCGATCCATACGGAAATTTGCGAGGACGTTTGGGTTCCGATCCCGCCCTCGACGCGGGCGGCGCTCGCCGGCGCCACCGTGCTGCTCAATCTCTCGGCCAGCAACGCCATTGTCGGGAAATCCGATTGTCGCGCGACGCTCTGCTCGGCCCATTCGGCGCGCTGCCTTTCCGCCTATCTCTATTCGGCCGCAGGGCAGGGCGAATCGACCACTGATCTCGCCTGGGACGGCGAGGCGATGATCTATGAGAATGGCGCGCTGCTCGCCAAAGCGAAGCGCTTCGCCGATGATCCGCAGCTCATTCTCGCGGACATCGACTTGGGGAGGCTCGTGGCCGAGCGCATGCGTCAGGTCACTTTTGGCGATTGCGCGGATATTGAAGCCGGCGCCACCAGTTTTCGCCGCATCGCCTTCGAGCTGCACGCGCCGCGCGACAAGAATCTCGGCCTGCTTCGCGAGGTCGCGCGCTTTCCCTTCGTGCCGGACGATGAAGCGCGCCTCGCCGAGCTCTGCTTCGAGGCCTTCAATATTCAGTCGCACGGCCTGCGCCAGCGGCTCGCCGCGGCGAATTTTCAGCGCCTCGTCATTGGCGTCTCGGGCGGGCTCGATTCCACTCACGCGCTGCTGGTCGCCGTCACCGCCTTCGATGCGCTGGGCCTGCCGCGCGAGAATATTCTCGCCTATACGCTGCCGGCCTTCGCCACCACCGACCGCACCAAGGCCAACGCCTGGCGGCTGATGCGCGCGCTCGGCGTCTCCGCGCAAGAGATCGATGTGACGGCCGCCTGCCGGCAAATGCTCGAGGACATCGGCCATCCCGCCGCGCGCGGCGAGCCCGTCTATGACACGACCTATGAGAATGTGCAGGCCGGCGCGCGGACCTCTCTGCTGTTCCGCCTCGCCAATCGACATGACGCGCTGGTGCTGGGCACAGGCGACCTCTCGGAGATCGCGCTCGGCTGGTGCACCTATGGCGTCGGCGATCAAATGTCGCATTACAATGTCAACGCCTCGGTGCCGAAGACGCTGATCCAGCATCTCATTCGCTGGTGCGCGCGCGACGCGCATTTCGGCGACGACACCGTCGCCGTGCTGCGCGACATTCTCGGCACGGAGATTTCGCCGGAGCTGGTGCCGGGCGCGAGCGTCCAGCGCACGGAGGATGTCGTCGGCCCCTATGCGCTGCAGGACTTCAATCTCTTCTACACGACGCGTTACGGCTTCGCGCCGGCCAAGACGGCGTTCCTGGCCTTTCACGCTTGGAGCGACTCCGCGGCCGGGCATTGGCCCGTCGATGTTCCCGCTAACGAACGCCGCGCCTATGACGTCGAGGAGATCAAGCATTGGCTCGGCGTCTTCGCGCGCCGCTTCTTCGCGACGAGCCAGTTCAAGCGCTCGGCTCTGCCCAATGGGCCGAAGGTCAGCTCCGGCGGCTCTCTCTCGCCGCGCGGCGACTGGCGCGCGCCCAGCGATTCGAGCGCGGCGGCTTGGCTCGCGGATGTTGACGAGATTCCGTGA
- a CDS encoding CmcJ/NvfI family oxidoreductase yields the protein METSRSGAPADSAATIAELFYLKPTDTKPVSYTFEPPPGAGWQSGEYLPQQTRIADARRHAADAAIDREGFQLLEAPTLVEDFWSEAQLRAIYYPETEALLKRALGARDVHIFDHTLRKRMRPGPMSFRRSVDGSPREPVGRAHVDQTLDSAPKRLREIMGDAAERFSRPRFAIINVWRPLFGPVEDAPLAVCDARSLAPDDLVACDLVFRDRRGETYALAYSPQQRWFYYPRMRRGEVLLLKCYDSRADVARFSPHTAFDDPATPQGARPRESIELRCFVAFDD from the coding sequence ATGGAGACGAGCCGTTCCGGCGCTCCGGCCGATAGCGCGGCGACGATCGCCGAGCTTTTCTATCTGAAGCCGACCGACACAAAGCCGGTCTCCTATACATTCGAGCCGCCGCCGGGCGCGGGCTGGCAGAGCGGCGAATATTTGCCGCAGCAGACCAGAATTGCCGATGCGCGCCGCCACGCCGCGGACGCCGCCATCGATCGCGAAGGATTCCAGCTCCTCGAGGCGCCGACTCTGGTCGAGGACTTCTGGAGCGAGGCGCAATTGCGCGCGATCTATTATCCCGAGACCGAGGCGCTGCTGAAGCGGGCGCTCGGCGCGCGCGACGTCCATATCTTCGACCATACGCTGCGCAAGCGCATGCGCCCCGGCCCAATGAGCTTTAGGCGCTCGGTCGACGGCTCGCCGCGCGAGCCCGTGGGCCGCGCCCATGTCGATCAGACGCTCGACTCCGCGCCCAAGCGCCTGCGCGAGATCATGGGAGATGCGGCCGAGCGCTTCTCGCGCCCGCGCTTCGCCATCATCAATGTCTGGCGGCCCTTGTTCGGCCCAGTGGAGGACGCGCCGCTGGCCGTCTGCGACGCGCGCAGCCTCGCGCCGGACGATCTCGTCGCCTGCGATCTCGTCTTCCGCGACCGGCGCGGCGAGACCTACGCCCTCGCCTATTCGCCGCAGCAGCGCTGGTTCTATTATCCGCGCATGCGGCGCGGCGAGGTTCTGCTGCTCAAATGCTATGATTCCCGCGCCGATGTGGCGCGTTTTTCGCCTCACACCGCCTTCGACGATCCGGCGACGCCGCAGGGCGCCCGCCCGCGCGAGAGCATAGAGCTGCGCTGCTTCGTCGCTTTCGACGACTGA
- a CDS encoding SDR family NAD(P)-dependent oxidoreductase, with protein sequence MNDIPYRAALIVGAGPGVGASLARRFSAAGLKVGVVAREAQRLGAVAAATGAEGFSADATDPASVEALFKAAEGKLGEIDVVVYNAGARIRGSLAELDPEAVRRAFDVNAFGGFLVAREAAKRFEKLGRGALFFTGATSSLKAYAISAPFAMGKFALRALAQSAARELGPKGVHVAHIVVDGVIRDAGRVDPADATLEPDAIADAYLDLLRQKRSAWSFEVELRPWCEKF encoded by the coding sequence ATGAACGATATTCCCTATCGCGCCGCGCTCATCGTCGGCGCCGGCCCCGGCGTCGGCGCCTCCCTGGCGCGGCGCTTCTCCGCCGCCGGACTGAAGGTGGGCGTCGTCGCCCGCGAGGCGCAGCGGCTCGGCGCCGTAGCGGCGGCGACCGGCGCCGAGGGCTTTTCCGCCGACGCTACCGATCCCGCTTCGGTCGAGGCGCTGTTCAAAGCGGCGGAGGGCAAGCTCGGAGAGATCGACGTCGTCGTCTACAATGCCGGCGCGCGCATCCGCGGATCGCTCGCCGAGCTCGATCCAGAGGCGGTGCGGCGCGCTTTCGACGTCAACGCTTTCGGCGGATTTCTGGTCGCGCGCGAGGCGGCCAAGCGCTTCGAAAAGCTCGGGCGCGGCGCGCTCTTCTTCACCGGCGCGACCTCGAGCCTGAAGGCCTATGCGATCTCCGCGCCCTTCGCCATGGGCAAGTTCGCGCTGCGGGCGCTGGCGCAGAGCGCGGCGCGCGAATTGGGGCCGAAGGGGGTGCATGTCGCCCATATCGTCGTCGACGGCGTGATTCGCGACGCCGGCCGCGTCGATCCGGCCGACGCGACGCTCGAGCCCGACGCCATCGCCGACGCTTATCTCGACCTGCTGCGCCAAAAGCGCAGCGCCTGGTCCTTCGAGGTCGAGCTTCGGCCCTGGTGCGAGAAATTTTGA